From Apium graveolens cultivar Ventura chromosome 9, ASM990537v1, whole genome shotgun sequence, the proteins below share one genomic window:
- the LOC141682645 gene encoding putative pectinesterase/pectinesterase inhibitor 7, which translates to MALTLKMSCSITVPLTVFVLSLLFSFSTSAEVSPPIPICNSTPYPSLCRSSLPTNNATANVYDYGRFSVKKSLSAAHKFLSLIEKYLSRPSGLTAGTIGALQDCRLLAESNIDFLANSFQVVNKTQTLSTLRADDVQTLLSALLTNTQTCLDGLEETASSWRSKNGVSIPLANDTRLYRVSLALFRKGWVHNKKRGSSKPHKRHSAFKDGKLPLKMSEKNRAIFETVGRRKLLQTETNQVVVRDIVIVSQDGTGNYTTINDAIAASPNNSIAGNGYHLIYVTAGVYEEYVSIAKNKKYLMMIGDGINQTVITGNNNVVDGSTTFNSATFAVVGQGFVAVNLTIRNTAGAIKHQAVALRSGADLSTFYSCSFEGYQDTLYVHSLRQFYTECDIYGTVDFIFGNAAVVFQNCNIYPRLPMSGQFNAITAQGRTDPNQNTGISIQNCNIRAADDLASNNGTTKTYLGRPWKEYSRTVYMQSYIDTLVNSVGWREWSGDFALSTLYYAEYSNNGPGSNTTSRVTWPGYHMINATDAGNFTVSSFLLGDDWLPQTGAPYSSSL; encoded by the exons ATGGCCTTAACTCTCAAAATGTCTTGTTCTATCACTGTACCTCTCACTGTTTTTGTGCTTTCACTTTTATTCTCATTCTCTACCTCAGCCGAAGTTTCTCCTCCAATCCCCATTTGTAATTCCACTCCCTATCCTTCTTTATGTAGATCTTCTCTTCCAACCAACAATGCTACTGCCAATGTCTATGATTACGGCAGATTTTCGGTCAAGAAATCTTTGTCAGCTGCTCATAAATTCTTGTCACTGATCGAAAAATATCTAAGTCGACCTTCTGGTTTGACAGCGGGGACGATCGGTGCCCTTCAAGATTGTCGGTTACTAGCCGAATCTAACATTGATTTTCTAGCAAATTCTTTCCAAGTTGTGAATAAAACTCAGACTCTTTCGACATTGCGTGCCGATGATGTTCAGACACTGCTTAGTGCACTTCTAACCAACACACAGACTTGTCTTGATGGACTTGAAGAGACTGCTTCTTCTTGGAGATCAAAGAATGGTGTTTCTATTCCTCTTGCTAATGACACTAGGCTTTATAGAGTTTCTTTAGCTCTATTTAGAAAAGGGTGGGTGCACAACAAGAAGAGAGGGTCATCTAAGCCTCATAAGAGACATAGTGCATTTAAAGATGGCAAGTTACCCTTGAAAATGTCCGAGAAAAACAGAGCGATTTTCGAGACTGTGGGACGAAGAAAGCTTCTTCAAACTGAGACTAATCAAGTTGTGGTACGTGATATAGTGATTGTGAGTCAAGATGGAACCGGCAATTACACCACCATCAACGATGCTATCGCAGCTTCTCCAAATAACTCAATAGCTGGCAATGGCTATCATTTGATTTATGTGACGGCAGGAGTCTATGAAGAATATGTGTCCATTGCCAAGAATAAAAAGTATTTGATGATGATCGGTGATGGCATTAATCAGACGGTGATCACCGGCAACAATAATGTCGTTGATGGTTCCACTACATTCAATTCTGCAACATTTG CTGTAGTGGGACAAGGATTTGTTGCGGTGAACTTGACCATTAGGAACACAGCAGGAGCAATCAAGCATCAAGCTGTAGCGCTACGCAGTGGCGCAGATTTATCAACCTTCTATAGCTGCAGTTTTGAAGGATACCAAGATACACTATATGTACATTCCCTGAGGCAATTCTACACAGAATGCGATATTTATGGCACAGTCGACTTCATATTTGGTAACGCAGCTGTCGTGTTTCAAAACTGTAACATTTATCCTCGCCTTCCAATGTCTGGCCAATTCAATGCCATTACTGCTCAAGGCAGAACTGATCCAAATCAGAACACAGGCATTTCGATACAGAACTGTAATATCAGAGCTGCTGATGACTTAGCTTCTAACAATGGAACTACCAAGACATATCTCGGTAGGCCCTGGAAAGAGTATTCAAGGACTGTTTATATGCAATCTTACATAGATACATTGGTTAATTCTGTTGGATGGCGCGAGTGGTCTGGAGATTTCGCGCTAAGTACACTGTATTATGCAGAATATAGTAACAATGGGCCTGGATCGAACACTACAAGTAGAGTTACATGGCCTGGATATCATATGATTAATGCAACGGATGCCGGAAACTTCACAGTATCAAGTTTTTTACTTGGAGATGATTGGTTACCGCAGACTGGAGCTCCTTATTCAAGTAGCTTGTAA
- the LOC141687218 gene encoding endoglucanase 17-like yields the protein MGSSVFLLALFLFTASQIFNNAFSFPTHLRNHRHRRYASHNYRDALTKSILFFEGQRSGKLPANQRVTWRRDSGLTDGSDMHVDLVGGYYDAGDNVKFGYPMAFTTTMLSWSVIEFGGIMKSELPHAKDAVRWATDYLLKATAQPDTIFVQVGDANKDHVCWERPEDMDTARTVLKIDKNNPGSEVAAETAAALAAASLVFRRTDRAYSRLLVARAKRVFAFADKYRGAYSNGLKSYVCPFYCDYSGFQDDLLWGAAWLHKATKDPRYLSYIQVNGQTLGASEGDTTFGWDNKHVGARILLTKAFLVGKVQSLHDYKGHADNFICSLIPQNQYTPGGLFFKMGDDNMQYVTSTSFLLVTYAKYLTSSHKLVTCGGTIVTPKKLRALAKQQVDYILGDNPLKMSYMVGYGPRYPRRIHHRAASLPSVSSHPAKIQCSQGFDAMRSESPDPNILVGAVVGGPNEHDQFPDERSDYEQSEPSTYTNAPLVGTLAYLAHSFGQL from the exons ATGGGGTCCTCTGTTTTTCTTCTTGCTCTGTTTCTCTTCACTGCATCTCAAATCTTCAACAATGCCTTCTCATTTCCCACACATCTCCGGAACCACCGTCACCGTCGTTATGCATCTCACAACTATAGAGATGCCCTCACTAAATCTATTCTCTTTTTTGAAGGACAGAGGTCTGGCAAACTCCCTGCTAACCAAAGAGTTACTTGGAGAAGAGACTCTGGCCTCACTGATGGCTCTGATATGCAT GTTGATTTAGTGGGAGGATACTATGATGCAGGGGATAATGTGAAGTTTGGGTACCCTATGGCATTTACTACAACAATGCTCTCATGGAGTGTCATTGAGTTTGGTGGGATAATGAAGAGTGAGCTGCCCCATGCAAAAGACGCTGTTCGTTGGGCTACTGATTATCTTCTCAAAGCTACCGCTCAACCAGACACTATCTTTGTTCAG GTGGGTGATGCAAACAAGGACCATGTTTGCTGGGAGAGACCTGAAGATATGGACACTGCAAGAACTGTGTTGAAGATAGACAAAAATAACCCTGGTTCTGAAGTGGCTGCTGAAACTGCAGCTGCTCTCGCTGCTGCTTCTTTAGTCTTTAGAAGAACTGATCGTGCTTACTCCAGACTTCTCGTAGCCAGGGCCAAGAGG GTGTTTGCCTTTGCTGACAAATACAGAGGCGCCTACAGCAATGGGTTGAAAAGTTATGTGTGCCCTTTTTACTGTGATTACTCTGGTTTTCAG GATGACTTGTTGTGGGGTGCTGCTTGGTTGCATAAAGCTACCAAAGATCCAAGATACCTGAGTTACATTCAAGTAAATGGACAGACTCTTGGTGCTAGTGAAGGTGACACTACATTTGGTTGGGATAACAAGCATGTTGGAGCCAGGATTCTTCTTACTAAG GCATTTCTTGTGGGAAAGGTTCAGTCCCTACATGACTACAAAGGCCATGCAGATAACTTCATCTGTTCCCTCATTCCTCAAAACCAGTACACTCCAG GTGGGCTTTTTTTCAAGATGGGTGATGATAACATGCAGTATGTTACATCAACTTCTTTTCTTCTGGTTACATATGCAAAGTACTTAACTTCTTCACACAAGCTGGTGACTTGTGGTGGAACCATTGTCACTCCCAAGAAACTCAGAGCCCTAGCCAAACAACAA GTAGACTACATCCTGGGAGACAATCCTTTGAAAATGTCCTACATGGTTGGGTATGGTCCAAGATACCCCCGGAGGATACACCACAGGGCAGCATCCTTGCCGTCCGTCTCGTCGCACCCGGCAAAGATCCAATGCTCCCAAGGTTTCGATGCCATGAGATCAGAGTCACCTGATCCAAACATCTTGGTTGGTGCTGTTGTTGGAGGGCCTAATGAGCATGATCAGTTCCCTGATGAGCGTTCCGATTATGAACAATCTGAACCATCTACATACACTAATGCACCCCTTGTTGGCACATTGGCTTATCTTGCTCATTCTTTTGGCCAACTCTAA